A window of Clostridioides sp. ES-S-0010-02 genomic DNA:
CCATTTTTATGTGGTCTTGGTGTAATGTGTTCAATATATCTATGTAATCTGTTTAAAATAAAGTCAGTAGTTGTTGCCTGTGTCACTTTTCTAGCCATACATCTAGGTGTAGGAAACAATGACCCCGTATACTATTCTTTACACAGGGTATTAGATACATCTGTAGGAGTTTTATTTGGTGTACTCGTTAATTATTATGTTGCTAGACCAAACTACCTAAATAGTGTTATAGATGAGTTTAAAAAAATAGAAGAACTTTCAATGTTGCTTATTGAAGAAAAAATACTTAGAAAAGAAAATCTAGATGTAGAAAAATTTGAAGAAGAAGTAGAAAAATTGGAAGAAATATATTCAAAACTTATCGACGAGCTAGACTATAGTTTAAGTGAAACCAATATAGAAAAAATAGAAAATGCCTTAAGGATATGTAGAGAAATCCACTTTCACATGCAATCTATAGAGTTACTAGAAAATAAACTCTATTTAAAAGAGCATACATATAAATACCTTAAGAAAACATATGGTGTGGACGAACTGGATTGGAATGTAGATGAAGAAAAAAGTCCAGTCTTTAACTATCATTTAATGAAAATAATGCTTGAAATAGAATTATTGAAAAAATTAAATAAGTCATATCAATAATAGTCAATAAATAATAAATAAAAAATAGTATCTTTGTAAATATTAAACATATATAAGTTTAATTTACGGAGGTACTATTTTTTATGAATACTATAAATGATAATTCTAAAATATTAGAAAGATACAAAATGAAGCTTTTTGGAGAACTTGTAAAGGCAGTATGGAATGAGGATACAGAAGATATTGAAAACTTGCCTGAAAAAATTTTAAGTGAAGAGTTAAACGAAAATTTAGATAGTCATTTTGATAATCAATTTGACAAAGATACTATGGTGAATTTAATCAGGGTAACTATGGGATTGGATGTAACAGGAGATACAGATAAAAACCTAAAAGATGCATTGCACGAAGCTGTAAATTTGGATGAAGTAAAAAGACCAATAATATCTATAATATCAGATGCTTGTAAATATTGTGATGAAAATAATAAAGAAGATGAGTCATGCAATATAAGAAATAAGCATATTAATTGTAATGAGGAAGATACATGTAGTGCCTGTGGTGATTGTGTGTCAAGATGTAAATTAGGTGCGATATCAGATAAGATTGAATTCATACCAATGATAAAGCTATTAAAAGATATAAAGAGTCCCGTATATGCAATAGTCGCACCAGCTTTTGTAGGTCAATTTGGAAAAGATGTAAGTCCTGGTAAGTTAAGAACTGCATTAAAAAAGATAGGATTTGAAGATATGATAGAAGTTGCTTTAGCAGCAGATATGCTTACTGCAAAAGAAGCATATGACTATTATGAGCATATGAAAAAGGACGAAGAAGGATGCTTTATAACTAGTTGCTGTTGCCCTATTTGGGTTAGCTTAATACAAAATAGTTTTCCTCAAATATTAGATAAGGTATCACCATCTGTGTCACCTATGATTGCTTGTGGTAGAGCTGTAAAGATTTTAAATCCAGAGGCTAAAGTTGTATTTATAGGCCCTTGTATGGCAAAGAAGAAAGAAGCAATGTTGGAAGATATAAAGGATGCAGTTGATTTTGTACTTACGTTTAAAGAATTACAGGAAATATTTGATGCATTAGAACTAAATCCAGCAGTAATGGATGAAAGTAATAGAGTAGAAGCATCTCTTTCAGGTAGAGTTTATGCTAGAACAGGGGGTGTAAGTAAAGCAGTCAAATTATCAGTTAGAAGAATTGATAAAAACATAAAGTTTAAAGAAAAAGCATTTGAAGGAACAAAAGAATGTATGGATGGTCTGAAGAAAGTTTTAAATAAAGAGATAGAGGCTACTTTCATAGAAGGAATGGGCTGCGTAGGAGGTTGTGTGGGAGGTCCTAAGCGTATTTTAAGTGTAGAAGAAGGTACTAAGAATGTTGATGAATACAGTGAAAGTACAAATATGGAAACACCATTTGATAATTTAAATGTTCTACAATTTTTAACTTCTATGGGAATAAAGAGAGTAGAATCATTGGGAGAAAAAGAAGAAGAACAAGTAAAGAAAATATTTAGCAGAGACATAAAAAGTAATAAGAAGGACAATAAATATAAAAAATAATTTTTTTAGTTTGAGTTTATGTTTTTATAAAAAGGGAGATATGGGGGATGAAAATTAAAGATAATAAAACTGTTTTTCATGTAATTATACGTGTATTTCTTGTAGCTGTTTTAATTTTAACTGGGACATTATTAGAAGAAAAAATTAACAATGTTCCAGTTGAAAATCTCAATACAAAAGATAAAACTACATTAGAATTACTTTCTCAAAATAACACTTTAGGAGAAATTATATATAAAACATCTCAAGAAGAGAGGAAAGGACCAGGAGCTACATCTGAAAAAGTTGCATACATAACAATAGATGATGGACCATCAAAATATACAAATGCGTTGCTCGATATTTTAAAAGAAAATGATGTCAAAGCGACATTTTTCATGCTTAATCAAAATATGAAAAACCACAAAGAAGAGGTGAAGAGAGTCTTAGAAGAACAAAATTCGATAGGATTTCATAGTGTAAGTCATGATATACATAAGTTGTATAAGAGTCCAGAAGTAACAGTTGGAGAATTTGACACATGTAATAAAACGCTACAGGATATAACTGGTCAAAGCTCAAAGTTAATAAGACTACCATATGGAAGTAAGCCATATATGCCAGAAGGTTCATACGATAAGCTTATGGCAAATAATTACCTAATTTGGGATTGGAATTTAGATACACAAGACTGGAAATCGTCCACAAGTCAAATAGTTAGTAATATTTTATATTATGGAAGAAAAAGAGATGAATTAGTAGTATTAATTCATGAAAAAGAACAAAGTGTAAATGCTTTAAATAATATGATAAGAATTTTAAAAGAGAGAGGATATACTATATTGCCAATTACAGAGAATGTTATGCCTAAAAACTTCTGGCAAGAAAACCTATAGTGAACTTTAAAAAATATAAAATAAAGCATTTATAAAATATAATACATAACTTAATTACATTTAAAATATTATAGTTAAAATGTCATATAGGAAAATAACATATAAAGTGAAACTAACATAAAATTGATAAAATAGTAGTAAAAATGTCAATAAAGTAATAGAATAATTATTGACTATGTAAAACAAAATAATTTAAAAAAATAGTATAGATTATAATAATTAGCATAGAATATAAAAAATGATAATTGGGAAAATTCAGAAAAAATAAAATAAAAATAATTGACAAAGAGAATAATATTTGTATATAATAATATATAATATTAAAGACTAAGAAGAAGAGGAGTAAGTAAATACTACTAAAAGAGAGGAAAATTCACTGGCTGTAAGATTTTCTAAGTATAAGGTTTGCTGAATGTAGCTTTGGAGTTTCTAAACTGAACTATTAGTAAGTTTAGACGGTTAGAATCGTTAAATTCTTTGAGAGTCAAAGTTATTAAGATTGTCATTAACTATTAATTTAATTATGTGTTGATGAATTTTTAATCTTTGGAATTAAGGTGGTAACGCGAGCTTTTCGTCCTTTTAAAAGAGGATGAAAGGCTCTTTTTTATTCCCAAAAATATTTAAAAAATTTATTTATAAAAATATAGGAGGCAATACAATGGAAAATACGAACTTATCAAAAACTTATAATCCTAAAGATTTTGAGGCTAGGCTATATAAAAAATGGATGGATGAAGGGTATTTTAAATCTAAACCAAACCCAGATAAAAAACCATTTACAATAATGATGCCGCCTCCAAATATAACAGGTCAATTGCACATGGGACATGCTCTTGACCATACTCTTCAAGATATACTTATTAGATGGAAACGTATGGATGGATATGAAGCTTTTTGGCTTCCAGGAACTGACCATGCTTCTATAGCAACTGAAGTTAAAGTTGTTGAAAGAATAAAAAAAGAAGAAGGTAAGACTAAATACGAAATAGGAAGAGAAGAATTTTTGAAGAGAGCTTGGGCATGGAGAGACGAATTTGGAGGAAAAATAGTTAATCAGCTTAAACAATTAGGAGATTCTTGTGATTGGGATAAAGAAAGATTTACTATGGATGAAGGTTGCAATGAAGCAGTTATAGAGTTCTTTGTAAACCTATATGAAAAAGGACATATATATAGAGGGAATAGAATAATAAACTGGTGTCCAGACTGTAAAACTACTTTATCAGATGCAGAAGTTGAGCATGAAGAGCAGGATGGAAACTTTTATCATATAAAATATCCATTAAAAGATAGTGAAGACTTCTTGGAAATAGCTACTACTAGACCTGAAACAATGATAGGGGATACTGGTATAGCTGTAAATCCAGAAGATGATAGATACAAACACTTAATAGGAAAAACAGCAATACTTCCATTAGTAGGAAGAGAACTTCCAATAGTTGCAGATAGTTATGTAGATTTAGAGTTTGGAACTGGTGCTGTTAAGATGACTCCAGCTCATGACCCTAACGATTTTGAAGTAGGTTTAAGACATAATCTTGAGCAATTAAATACAATGAATGAAGATGGAACTATGAACGAAGTTTGTGGAAAATATGAAGGTATGGATAGATTTGAGTGTAGAAAAGCCATCATAGCAGACTTAAAAGAACAAGGATATCTAATCAAGATAAAAGAGCATAATCACAATGTAGGAACTTGTTATAGATGCCATACAGTAATTGAGCCTAGATTATCAGAGCAATGGTTTGTTAAGATGGAAGAACTTGCAAAACCAGCTATAGAGATTCTTAAAAAAGGAGAATTAGAATTTGTTCCAGATAAATTTGATAAAACTTATTTACAATGGTTAGAAAATATAAGAGATTGGTGTATATCAAGACAATTATGGTGGGGTCATCAAATACCAGCTTACTATTGTCAAGAGTGTGGAGAAATAGTAGTTGCTAAAAAGATGCCAGATAAATGTCCTAAATGTGGAAGCACTCATTTTAAACAAGATGAAGACGCACTAGATACTTGGTTTAGTTCTGCATTATGGCCTTTCTCTACCCTAGGATGGCCAAATAAGACAGATGCATTAGATTATTATTATCCAACAAGTGTACTTGTTACAGGATACGATATAATATTCTTCTGGGTAGTTAGAATGGCATTTGCAGGTATGTTCTGTATGAATGAAAAACCATTTGACCATGTACTAGTTCATGGCTTAGTAAGAGACTCTCAAGGTAGAAAAATGAGTAAATCTTTAGGAAATGGTATCGACCCATTAGAAATAATCGAGCAATATGGAGCTGATGCACTAAGATTTACATTAACAACTGGAAATTCCCCAGGAAATGATATGAGATTCTATATGGAAAGAGTAGAATTTGCTAGAAACTTTGCTAATAAATTGTGGAATGCATCAAGATTTGTATTTATGAATATTGATGAGGAGATAATTAAGAATATAAATAGAGAAAATGTAAAAGATAATTTAACTCTAGCTGACAAATGGATAATATCAAGAGCCAATAATATTGTAAAAGAAGCTACTAATAATATGGATAAATTTGATTTAGGGATAGCATTACAAAAGATATATGATTTTACTTGGTCAGAATACTGTGACTGGTATATTGAAATGGTAAAACCTAGATTATATGGAGACGATACAGATGCTAAGTCTGCTGCTTTATATACATTAACTTATGTACTTGAAAAAATATTAAAATTACTACATCCATATATGCCATTTATAACAGAGGAAATATACACTCATCTTCCTACTGTTGAAGGTTGTATAATAGTATCTGAATGGCCAAAATATAATGAAGAAGATAATATGGTTGATGAAGAAGAAATGATGAGTTTATTAATGGAAGGTATAAGAAGTATAAGAAATGTGAGAGCAGAAATGAATGTACCACCTTCTAAGAAGGCTAAATTAATAATAGTACCAAGTGAAGATAAAATAGAAACTATTGAACTTGGTAAGGATTATTTTATAACTTTAGCATCTGCTTCAACTGTTGAGATAGCAAAAGACAAATCAAATGTACCAGAAGATGCAGTTGGTGTAGTTATTGATGGTGTTGAAATATTCATACCTCTTAATGAATTAGTTGACTTTGAAAAAGAAATTGAAAGGCTATCTAAAGAAATGAAAAAGTTAGAGGGAGAGATAAAGAGAGTTAATGGAAAACTTGCAAATCAAGGATTCTTAGCAAAAGCTCCTGAAAGCTTAATAGAAGAAGAAAAAGCTAAAAAAGAAAAATTTGAAGAAATGATTAAATCTGTTGAGGAAAGATTAGCAAATTTAAAAACTAAAGTAAAATAAATGTGTGGGATAAAAACATACAAAGAGTACTAAATATGTATTCTTTGTATGTTTTTCTTTCTATGTAGATAAATATGATGTTATAATTTTTTAGAGATATGTGATATTTTTATCTTATTATGACTGTATTAATTTTATATTTTTGAACTTTATAATCAATAAAAAATTGATATATTATAATATTTAATATAGGATAATAAATACATGTTGCGTTTGTTTTCCTATATTTTTTATGTTGTATAGTTAAAAAAAAAGATAAATATGTCAAAAAATAAGTTTATATATCAAAAATAATTGTTATGAGTAATTTAATCGACAATTTAAATTTATATCAAAATTTAAATATAAAGCTAGTTAGATACAGTTTGTAAATTGAAATAAAGTAAACTAAATGATATTTTAGATTTGGAGGTGATATTATGTTTAGGGTAGTTATATGTGATGACGAGAAAATACAAAGAAGCATACTAAAAGAGTTTGCAGAAAAACTGTTGTCTGAAAGGTGTCTAAATTATCAAATATTGGAATTTTCCTGTGGAGAAGATTTACTCTCCAAATACCCAGAAAAAATTGACATTATATTTTTGGATATCCAAATGAAAGATATTAATGGAATCGAGGTGGCTAAAAAAATAAGAAAATTTGATGAAAAGGTAGAGATTATATTTACGACAGCTTTTTCAGAGTATGCCCCACAAGGTTATGAAGTTCGTGCTTATAGGTATTTAGTAAAACCTATAGAGTATAGTAATTTCGCAATGGGTGTAAATCTTTGTATTGACAACCTTCAAAGAAAGAAGGAGCGTTATATAGTTTTGTACAATAAAAAAGGATTTAACAGAATACTGATAGATTCTATTTTGTATGTTGAAACTGTAAAGAGAGATTTAGTTGTACATACATCAGGTAGAGATTATAAAGCTAATATGAGTATGAAACAAGCGGAAAAGTTATTGTGTGAAAATGGCTTTTTTAGATGTCATACAAGTTTCATTGTTAACTTGAGAAGAATAGAAGATATTGGAGACAATATGATTACTATTAATGAAAAATTTATACCTATTAGTAAGTACAGACTTAAAGATTTAAAAGCAACTTTAACAAGCTTGTTATGTGATATAATGTATTAATTTTGAAAAAGGTAAAGAAATATAGTAAAAAATATTTAATGTCATCACAAAGCTATTGATTCAAAGCTGTCTTAATGTAGAAGAAATTTTCTATATTAAGACAGTTTCTATTATGTAAAGTGGTAATTTAGTAGTTATCAATATTGTTTTATATGTAAGGTATCCCAATTATAATCTGCATTAATTTAATTTTTAAATATTAACCTCAATATAGTATATTTTATATTTTGTACTATATCATATGTTGTATATAGTATTATAATATAATTCCAAATAAAAATATGGATATTGCACCTACAGCTATTGATACTGCAATAGATTTAAATTTATAAGCTACTAATAGTACTATTATGCTTGAAATAATCTTAGGATTAGTAAATGAAAGGTATAGATTATCTCCATTAAAGAAAATATCTTTTGCTATTAGTGAACTAAGTATAGCAATAGGTATAAATTTCATGATATCTTTAATAGATTCAGGCATATCATTTTTTGAGAATATTATCATAGGTAAAATTCTTGGAATATAAGTAACAATTGCCATGCCTAAGATAACTATAATTATGTAGTTATTATTCATAGTTGCCTTCCTTTCTATGTGTTAATTTTTGAATATAAAAACCAAATAAAGCAGATAAAATAGATGCTATTATAATAACTAAACTATTCTTAAAGAAAGTATATAAAACTACTGATAATAATATAGAAAGTATAGAAACAAGTACATATATTTTATTTTTAATTTGATTAACTATTAGAGTAATGAACATAGCTGTCAGCAGAAAGCCAGCAACAGAATCGCTTATATGAACAATCTCTCCAAGAAATGCACCCACGAAGCAACTTACAGCCCATACTATTATACAAAGGTTATTTAAGTATAAAGCATGTGTATCAGTCCAATTTCCATAAGTATATTTTTCTAAGTTTATAGCAAATGTTTCATCTGTAACACCATGACAAAAATACATTAAAAATTTCATGTTCTTATTTTTTATGTGCATATGTAAGTTAGAGCTCATTAGGAAGTTGCGAAGATTCAATATAAATGTAGTTAAAATTATTGAAGTAATACTTCCGTTTGAAGCGAGCATAGAAGCAGCTACAAATTGTGAGCTACCAGCAAATACTATAAATGACATAAACAATATATAGAAGGCTGGTAGACCTGATTTTTGAAGCATAATACCACAAATAAGTCCTAAGGGAATATATCCTAGAAATATTGGGATTGATGCTAGAAAGCTTTCCTTTAAGATTTCTCTTTTTGACATGTCTTTTTTCAAATACAATCACCCCTTAAAAATAATGAATATTTATAAAATTCTATAAATAATTGTTTCATTTTATTATAGCTATTTTAGCTAGTTATATCAATGATTAAGATGGTAGCCTGTAAGTATCAAAAATTCACTTATAGTCTGTAGAACTTATGGTAATGATTTTATAAATAGTTTAATTCTATTAAAAGATTTCCTTTTATGCAATTTATTTATTGAAATATGATATAATGTATAGATATATGGTATTATTTAACATGCAAGAGAAATTTTATTTGATTGGATTTTTTAGATACTAACAAAATATAGTTTTTTAATATTACTTACGGATATTAATTTTTAGAATAGTGCTTAAATGGGTTGTACAACATATAAAGATAATTATTCCCCTAGATAAATAGAATTAAGATATATAACATTTAAATTACAAAATATGAAATATAATTAATTGTGAATAATAAATAATAAAATATACAAGGGGATTGTCTAATAAAAAAGACAGTCCCCTTTTTACAAATAATTCTAAAATGTGATATAAATCTAAAAATTTTATCGTAATATTTAACAATTTAATGACAATAATTGATATAATTAAGATGAATTAAGTATATAGTGTACTTATTTTACGTTTTTAGCAACAAATATAGCATTTAAAAGATAAATTGTGCCACATAAATTAAAGTTTAAGATGAACTATTAATGTAGATATATTAAAAACTTTTAGTAATGGAGAATATATGTGATATGAATAATAAAGTTAAGGTTGCAGTATTAGATACAGGAATAGATAAAGAACATGATTACTTAAAAGATAACTTAGTTGGAGGAATTGCTTTTGAATGTATGCATGACTATATCTTTATATCAGACAAATTTGATGATGAGGATGGTCATGGAACTGCTTGTGCATCAATAATAAAAAAGGAGTATGAAGATGTAGAACTATTTGTGATAAAAGTTTTAGGTAAAGATAGTATTGCAAATATAAAGGTTCTTGAAGAGGCATTAAAATACCTTTTGGATACTAATATAAGACTGATTAACTTAAGTTTATCAGTTATAGGTGTAGAAAGTGTTAAAGGTTTATTTGAAGTTTGCTATGAATTGTTTAGAAAAGGAAAGATAATAGTATGTTCCTTAGCCAATAACTTTGACTTGAGTTATCCAGCTATGTTTAACAATGTTATAGGTGTAAGGGCTTCTACTTTAGATATAGAGAATTCTTTTTGGTACAATAAAAAATATGATGTTCAATGTGTTATGGATAGTAATTCATATATAAGTTGTGATATAAATAATTCTTTCAGATTGCCACCAAAATGTAATAGTTATGTAGCTGCAAAATTTACTGGGAAAATAGCTAAAATATTGTCAGAAGAACCAAACATAACAGTATCTGCGTTAAATAAAAAACTTGAGTCTCTAGCAACCAAAAATTGTTGGAGTAGTCGTGATTTAGATAAGTATAGTAGGATTCCAGATTTTAAAGTGGATTTATATGATAAGGAAAATGCTCTGCTTATGGAAGTTGCGGATGTTATTAGAGAGTGTTTAAATACTGAAGCTGAGAATGAAAAATTATTTCAATGTAGTCTTTTTAATAAAGAGATAGGATTAGTTTATGATAATTGTTTTAATCTATTAGAAAAATTAGAGAAAAGATTTGATTTGAAATTTAATTATATGGATATATCAAAATATGACTTAGTTTCAATATATACATTAACTGAATTAGTAGAAAGATATAAAAATACAAAAAATAAATAAAAATTTATTAACTAAATTTAATGTAGAAGGTGTTAGATTATATGTATTCTTTGTCAGTAGATTAAAAGTTAAAAATATACTATAATTAGATAACATAAAATAAAATGCCAATACAGGGGGAATTAGATAATGAAATATGAAGAAGCATTAGAATATATATCACAAACCAATAAGTTTGGTATAAGATTAGGGTTAGAGAATATTGGAAAATTATTAGAACTGTTGGAAAATCCACAAGAAACTTTAAATATAATACATGTAGCTGGAACTAATGGAAAAGGTTCAGTGTGTTCTTTTATTTCTAATATATTAAGAGAAAGTGGATATAAGGTCGGCTTATACACATCTCCATATCTAGAAACTTTTACTGAGCGTATAAGAGTAAATGGAGAGAATATACCACAAGAAGATGTTGCTAGAATAATTGGTTTAATAAAAGAAAAGATAGAAGTCATGGTAAGTCAAGGTTATGCATATCCAACTGAATTTGAAGTGGTTACTGCAATGGCATTTTATTACTATTCCGAGCAGAAAGTAGATTTTGTAGCTTTAGAAGTTGGATTAGGTGGAAGATATGATGCTACAAATATAATAACAAAATCACTTGTAAGTGTAATAACATCTATAAGTTTAGACCATACAGGAATACTTGGAGATACAATAGAAAAAATAGCATATGAAAAAGCTGGTATAATAAAGGAAAATGGAATAGTACTTGTATATGACCAGACTGATGAAGCAAAGGATGTTATAAAGTCAGTTTGCAAAGAAAAAAATGCAAAATACATAGAAGTTAATTTTGATGATATAAATATAAAAAAATCAAACATAAACTCTCAAATATATGACTGTAATATAATGGGAGAAACTTATAAGAATCTTGAAATAATGTTGATAGGTGAACATCAAATAAATAATTCTATATTGGCAATGAGTGTACTAAAATATCTAAAAGAT
This region includes:
- a CDS encoding bifunctional folylpolyglutamate synthase/dihydrofolate synthase — protein: MKYEEALEYISQTNKFGIRLGLENIGKLLELLENPQETLNIIHVAGTNGKGSVCSFISNILRESGYKVGLYTSPYLETFTERIRVNGENIPQEDVARIIGLIKEKIEVMVSQGYAYPTEFEVVTAMAFYYYSEQKVDFVALEVGLGGRYDATNIITKSLVSVITSISLDHTGILGDTIEKIAYEKAGIIKENGIVLVYDQTDEAKDVIKSVCKEKNAKYIEVNFDDINIKKSNINSQIYDCNIMGETYKNLEIMLIGEHQINNSILAMSVLKYLKDIKKLDNISEESIRKGLITTKWPGRIEKIKESPIFIIDGAHNEDGAKSLAKALDKHFKDKKLTLLIGMLEDKDIDGVLDILMPKFSKVVTTTPNNPRAINSDILKEKILKYVSDVTSKHEIEDAVNYTLETSNKDDIIISAGSLYMIGTVRTLVKKL
- a CDS encoding valine--tRNA ligase; the protein is MENTNLSKTYNPKDFEARLYKKWMDEGYFKSKPNPDKKPFTIMMPPPNITGQLHMGHALDHTLQDILIRWKRMDGYEAFWLPGTDHASIATEVKVVERIKKEEGKTKYEIGREEFLKRAWAWRDEFGGKIVNQLKQLGDSCDWDKERFTMDEGCNEAVIEFFVNLYEKGHIYRGNRIINWCPDCKTTLSDAEVEHEEQDGNFYHIKYPLKDSEDFLEIATTRPETMIGDTGIAVNPEDDRYKHLIGKTAILPLVGRELPIVADSYVDLEFGTGAVKMTPAHDPNDFEVGLRHNLEQLNTMNEDGTMNEVCGKYEGMDRFECRKAIIADLKEQGYLIKIKEHNHNVGTCYRCHTVIEPRLSEQWFVKMEELAKPAIEILKKGELEFVPDKFDKTYLQWLENIRDWCISRQLWWGHQIPAYYCQECGEIVVAKKMPDKCPKCGSTHFKQDEDALDTWFSSALWPFSTLGWPNKTDALDYYYPTSVLVTGYDIIFFWVVRMAFAGMFCMNEKPFDHVLVHGLVRDSQGRKMSKSLGNGIDPLEIIEQYGADALRFTLTTGNSPGNDMRFYMERVEFARNFANKLWNASRFVFMNIDEEIIKNINRENVKDNLTLADKWIISRANNIVKEATNNMDKFDLGIALQKIYDFTWSEYCDWYIEMVKPRLYGDDTDAKSAALYTLTYVLEKILKLLHPYMPFITEEIYTHLPTVEGCIIVSEWPKYNEEDNMVDEEEMMSLLMEGIRSIRNVRAEMNVPPSKKAKLIIVPSEDKIETIELGKDYFITLASASTVEIAKDKSNVPEDAVGVVIDGVEIFIPLNELVDFEKEIERLSKEMKKLEGEIKRVNGKLANQGFLAKAPESLIEEEKAKKEKFEEMIKSVEERLANLKTKVK
- a CDS encoding polysaccharide deacetylase, coding for MKIKDNKTVFHVIIRVFLVAVLILTGTLLEEKINNVPVENLNTKDKTTLELLSQNNTLGEIIYKTSQEERKGPGATSEKVAYITIDDGPSKYTNALLDILKENDVKATFFMLNQNMKNHKEEVKRVLEEQNSIGFHSVSHDIHKLYKSPEVTVGEFDTCNKTLQDITGQSSKLIRLPYGSKPYMPEGSYDKLMANNYLIWDWNLDTQDWKSSTSQIVSNILYYGRKRDELVVLIHEKEQSVNALNNMIRILKERGYTILPITENVMPKNFWQENL
- a CDS encoding iron hydrogenase, whose product is MNTINDNSKILERYKMKLFGELVKAVWNEDTEDIENLPEKILSEELNENLDSHFDNQFDKDTMVNLIRVTMGLDVTGDTDKNLKDALHEAVNLDEVKRPIISIISDACKYCDENNKEDESCNIRNKHINCNEEDTCSACGDCVSRCKLGAISDKIEFIPMIKLLKDIKSPVYAIVAPAFVGQFGKDVSPGKLRTALKKIGFEDMIEVALAADMLTAKEAYDYYEHMKKDEEGCFITSCCCPIWVSLIQNSFPQILDKVSPSVSPMIACGRAVKILNPEAKVVFIGPCMAKKKEAMLEDIKDAVDFVLTFKELQEIFDALELNPAVMDESNRVEASLSGRVYARTGGVSKAVKLSVRRIDKNIKFKEKAFEGTKECMDGLKKVLNKEIEATFIEGMGCVGGCVGGPKRILSVEEGTKNVDEYSESTNMETPFDNLNVLQFLTSMGIKRVESLGEKEEEQVKKIFSRDIKSNKKDNKYKK
- a CDS encoding AzlC family ABC transporter permease — translated: MSKREILKESFLASIPIFLGYIPLGLICGIMLQKSGLPAFYILFMSFIVFAGSSQFVAASMLASNGSITSIILTTFILNLRNFLMSSNLHMHIKNKNMKFLMYFCHGVTDETFAINLEKYTYGNWTDTHALYLNNLCIIVWAVSCFVGAFLGEIVHISDSVAGFLLTAMFITLIVNQIKNKIYVLVSILSILLSVVLYTFFKNSLVIIIASILSALFGFYIQKLTHRKEGNYE
- a CDS encoding AzlD domain-containing protein, giving the protein MNNNYIIIVILGMAIVTYIPRILPMIIFSKNDMPESIKDIMKFIPIAILSSLIAKDIFFNGDNLYLSFTNPKIISSIIVLLVAYKFKSIAVSIAVGAISIFLFGIIL
- a CDS encoding FUSC family protein — encoded protein: MKLQKMGMRTIKTGISVTLCMLLGNYLVENMFYSLVACIISVQDTVKGSLKTGINRVEGTILGGIIGFLFAITKAGDPFLCGLGVMCSIYLCNLFKIKSVVVACVTFLAIHLGVGNNDPVYYSLHRVLDTSVGVLFGVLVNYYVARPNYLNSVIDEFKKIEELSMLLIEEKILRKENLDVEKFEEEVEKLEEIYSKLIDELDYSLSETNIEKIENALRICREIHFHMQSIELLENKLYLKEHTYKYLKKTYGVDELDWNVDEEKSPVFNYHLMKIMLEIELLKKLNKSYQ
- a CDS encoding S8 family serine peptidase gives rise to the protein MENICDMNNKVKVAVLDTGIDKEHDYLKDNLVGGIAFECMHDYIFISDKFDDEDGHGTACASIIKKEYEDVELFVIKVLGKDSIANIKVLEEALKYLLDTNIRLINLSLSVIGVESVKGLFEVCYELFRKGKIIVCSLANNFDLSYPAMFNNVIGVRASTLDIENSFWYNKKYDVQCVMDSNSYISCDINNSFRLPPKCNSYVAAKFTGKIAKILSEEPNITVSALNKKLESLATKNCWSSRDLDKYSRIPDFKVDLYDKENALLMEVADVIRECLNTEAENEKLFQCSLFNKEIGLVYDNCFNLLEKLEKRFDLKFNYMDISKYDLVSIYTLTELVERYKNTKNK
- the rgaR gene encoding two-component system response regulator RgaR, with the protein product MFRVVICDDEKIQRSILKEFAEKLLSERCLNYQILEFSCGEDLLSKYPEKIDIIFLDIQMKDINGIEVAKKIRKFDEKVEIIFTTAFSEYAPQGYEVRAYRYLVKPIEYSNFAMGVNLCIDNLQRKKERYIVLYNKKGFNRILIDSILYVETVKRDLVVHTSGRDYKANMSMKQAEKLLCENGFFRCHTSFIVNLRRIEDIGDNMITINEKFIPISKYRLKDLKATLTSLLCDIMY